From one Candidatus Chlorobium masyuteum genomic stretch:
- a CDS encoding QcrA and Rieske domain-containing protein, giving the protein MAQQGNFKSPSRMGTLGDGAPASSSGLISAGKPREEGLKGVDFERRSFLGKVVGGIGAAVAVSTLYPVVKFLIPPVSTATSKNEIVVGKASDVPVNSGKIYQFNKDKVLVVNNNGNLTATSAVCTHLGCLVHWDTAANIIACPCHGAKYKESGEIISGPQPLPLPRFKVRVEGEDLIVTKA; this is encoded by the coding sequence ATGGCACAACAAGGTAATTTCAAGAGTCCGTCAAGAATGGGCACACTTGGAGATGGTGCTCCAGCCTCTTCATCCGGGTTGATTTCCGCCGGCAAACCGCGGGAAGAGGGATTGAAAGGGGTTGACTTCGAACGACGCAGTTTTCTCGGAAAAGTGGTCGGGGGTATTGGTGCCGCCGTAGCGGTTTCGACACTCTACCCTGTGGTAAAGTTCCTCATTCCTCCCGTATCTACTGCTACAAGCAAGAATGAAATTGTTGTTGGAAAAGCATCCGATGTGCCGGTAAACAGCGGTAAAATCTATCAGTTCAACAAGGACAAGGTTCTTGTTGTCAACAATAACGGAAACCTGACGGCAACCAGTGCGGTGTGCACACATCTCGGCTGTCTTGTGCATTGGGACACTGCTGCCAATATTATTGCCTGCCCCTGTCATGGAGCAAAATACAAAGAGTCCGGTGAAATCATTTCCGGCCCGCAGCCTCTGCCACTGCCACGGTTCAAGGTCAGGGTTGAGGGTGAAGATCTGATTGTCACGAAAGCGTAA
- a CDS encoding carotenoid 1,2-hydratase, producing the protein MNITTESSQELWHDMQEPGAYEWWYFDAEDRESGLSFVLIWFSGFPFSPYYTTHYENWKNRLTTELPLASDYAGFSFQLYEHGVETLNFIREGRAGLFESSRSDIGVRFEKNRFSFNPLTDEYLLDIDFVFPARRKAVKASLLFKACRRVVYEKKDSNNHGKVPLHQWLLSVPKADVQGSIAMTEQQSGKLRTIPVRATGYHDHNFGAVPMQEYISRWYWGRAFSDAFDLIYYAIYFRNNEYQPLTLLLLHDNERETATIYDTVKICESNFRKGFFSPRHSMNLALKDEQVFLNIHNDRVLDAGPFYLRFSSKLSLQIDGRIIDGISGISEFLDPVRLQSKFMRFFTRSRIWRDGEHSVMYKTYNGFKRFIDWNNK; encoded by the coding sequence ATGAACATTACCACTGAATCAAGTCAGGAACTCTGGCATGACATGCAGGAGCCGGGGGCTTATGAGTGGTGGTATTTTGATGCTGAAGACAGAGAGAGCGGCCTCTCCTTTGTGCTTATCTGGTTTTCCGGTTTCCCCTTTTCCCCTTACTATACCACTCATTACGAAAACTGGAAAAATCGTTTAACCACCGAACTTCCCCTGGCGTCCGACTATGCCGGTTTCAGTTTCCAGTTATATGAACATGGCGTGGAGACCCTGAATTTTATCAGGGAAGGGCGTGCCGGTCTGTTTGAGAGCAGCCGGTCGGATATCGGTGTCCGGTTCGAAAAGAACCGGTTTTCCTTTAATCCCCTGACTGATGAGTACCTGCTTGATATCGATTTCGTCTTTCCCGCCCGCAGAAAAGCAGTGAAAGCCTCACTGCTCTTCAAAGCATGCCGAAGAGTTGTCTATGAAAAAAAAGACAGCAACAATCACGGAAAAGTACCGCTCCACCAATGGCTTTTAAGTGTGCCGAAGGCTGACGTTCAGGGTTCAATCGCCATGACGGAACAGCAAAGCGGAAAGCTTCGCACGATCCCGGTCAGAGCAACCGGATATCATGATCATAACTTCGGTGCCGTTCCGATGCAAGAGTATATTTCCCGATGGTACTGGGGCCGGGCCTTTTCCGATGCCTTTGACCTCATCTATTATGCTATCTATTTCAGGAACAATGAGTATCAGCCTCTTACCCTGCTGCTTCTGCATGATAACGAACGTGAAACGGCAACTATTTATGACACAGTTAAAATCTGTGAAAGCAATTTCAGAAAAGGCTTTTTTTCACCGCGTCACAGTATGAATCTTGCGCTGAAGGATGAGCAGGTTTTTCTGAACATCCATAACGACAGGGTTCTGGACGCCGGACCGTTTTACCTGAGGTTCTCTTCGAAGCTATCGCTGCAGATTGACGGACGGATAATTGATGGAATAAGCGGAATATCGGAGTTTCTTGACCCGGTTCGTCTTCAGTCTAAATTTATGCGTTTTTTCACCAGAAGCCGGATATGGAGGGATGGGGAGCATTCGGTGATGTACAAGACCTATAATGGTTTTAAACGGTTTATTGATTGGAATAATAAGTGA
- the gltX gene encoding glutamate--tRNA ligase: MVGKRVRTRFAPSPTGYLHVGGLRTALYNYLFAKKMDGDFIIRIEDTDQTRKVEGAEKNLIRMLEWAGIIADESPERGGNYGPYVQSERLDIYKRYCDQLLEDNHAYYCFATSEELEENRQLQLKQGLQPKYNRKWLPEELGGSVPASEIRKKLDAGDPYVIRMKVPDYVSVWFEDIIRGPIEFDSATIDDQVLMKSDGFPTYHFASVIDDHLMEFTHIIRGEEWLPSMPKHLLLYEFFGWEPPKVAHLPLLLNPDRSKLSKRQGDVAVEDYVRKGYSSDAIINFVAMLGWNEGEGSEQEVYSMQDLIEKFSLERVGKAGAVFNVDKLNWLEKQYIKQRPAEKILGVIKPILEAELEQKVSLMPLEVITGDEYLNKVIELMRERVGFEHEFVTFSPYFFFEPDSYDEEAVKKRWTADTNELLREFTDMLYALESFSAENIEVKLKEFVAPKGLKAAALIHPLRILASGVSFGPSLYHMLEVLGKETVLRRILKGIELITFSELPLE; the protein is encoded by the coding sequence ATGGTTGGAAAAAGGGTCAGGACCAGGTTTGCACCTTCTCCCACAGGATATCTACATGTAGGCGGACTCAGAACCGCACTCTACAACTACCTGTTTGCAAAAAAAATGGATGGGGACTTCATTATCAGAATTGAAGATACCGATCAAACCAGAAAGGTGGAGGGAGCAGAGAAGAATCTTATCAGGATGCTTGAATGGGCAGGTATTATTGCTGATGAAAGCCCTGAACGCGGCGGAAATTATGGCCCCTACGTCCAGTCCGAGCGGCTTGACATCTATAAGCGTTATTGCGACCAGTTACTTGAAGACAACCATGCCTACTACTGTTTTGCAACGTCTGAAGAGCTTGAAGAGAACCGGCAGCTCCAACTGAAGCAGGGTCTTCAGCCTAAATACAACAGGAAATGGCTTCCTGAAGAGCTTGGAGGTTCAGTACCGGCAAGTGAAATCCGGAAGAAACTGGACGCAGGTGATCCCTATGTCATCAGGATGAAAGTGCCTGATTATGTCTCTGTATGGTTTGAAGATATTATCCGCGGTCCGATAGAATTCGATTCAGCTACGATTGATGACCAGGTACTGATGAAGTCGGACGGATTTCCGACCTATCACTTTGCCAGTGTCATTGATGATCATCTGATGGAGTTTACCCACATCATCAGGGGAGAGGAGTGGCTTCCTTCCATGCCGAAGCATCTTCTTCTCTATGAGTTTTTCGGTTGGGAGCCTCCGAAGGTTGCCCATCTGCCCCTCCTGCTCAACCCCGACCGATCCAAGCTCAGCAAGCGACAGGGTGATGTTGCTGTAGAGGACTATGTCCGCAAGGGTTACAGCAGTGATGCGATTATCAATTTTGTGGCCATGCTCGGATGGAACGAGGGAGAGGGAAGTGAGCAGGAAGTATACAGTATGCAGGATCTTATTGAGAAGTTTTCACTTGAGCGGGTCGGCAAAGCCGGTGCCGTATTTAATGTTGACAAGCTCAACTGGCTTGAAAAGCAGTATATCAAGCAGCGTCCTGCAGAGAAGATTCTCGGAGTTATCAAGCCTATTCTGGAGGCGGAACTTGAACAGAAAGTTTCGCTGATGCCGCTGGAGGTCATCACCGGTGATGAGTATCTGAATAAAGTAATCGAGCTGATGCGTGAGCGGGTTGGATTTGAGCATGAATTCGTGACCTTCTCTCCCTACTTCTTTTTTGAACCGGACTCCTATGATGAAGAGGCGGTCAAAAAAAGGTGGACGGCGGATACCAATGAGCTGTTGCGGGAATTTACCGATATGCTCTATGCTCTTGAATCGTTCAGTGCAGAGAATATCGAGGTAAAGCTCAAGGAGTTCGTTGCTCCGAAAGGGCTGAAAGCTGCGGCACTGATCCATCCGTTGAGAATTCTTGCCTCCGGAGTCAGTTTCGGTCCGAGCCTCTATCATATGCTTGAAGTGCTTGGCAAGGAGACGGTACTTCGCCGTATTCTGAAAGGGATTGAACTGATTACGTTTTCAGAATTGCCCCTGGAGTAA
- the ftsH gene encoding ATP-dependent zinc metalloprotease FtsH, with amino-acid sequence MAENPVKKSGKDDSRNRFKPVNDEDRNPGWFQGKGESPQGKFPRFLLFMMVALIMLFVFQRFFSGSEGPEITYNEYRSVLSRTLVSEVTVKTMEDKSALLNVKLKNSIQLTLANRTVLQSDRFSVRVPSFTTEQADLLTDQGIRLNVENGSGSLNTFLVLFAPWIIFGVIYFLLMRRMNSQNGAQAKNIFSFSKSRAKLVSEFDVKTTFKDVAGVDEAVEELQETVEFLTNPEKFQKIGGKIPKGVLLLGPPGTGKTLLAKAIAGEAKVPFFSISGADFVEMFVGVGAARVRDLFEQAKKNSPCIIFIDEIDAVGRSRGAGLGGGHDEREQTLNQLLVEMDGFTTSENVILIAATNRPDVLDTALLRPGRFDRQITIDKPDIRGREAILKIHTRNTPLGDTVDISVQAKSTPGFSGADLANLVNEAALLAARNGQDLISADNFEQARDKILMGPERKSMIISDEQKKLTAYHEAGHVLVASYTRGSDPIHKVTIIPRGRSLGLTAYLPLEDRYTHNREYLQAMITYALGGRVAEELVFQESSTGAANDIEKATDIARRMVRQWGMSDKLGPINYGDSHKEVFLGKDYSHIREYSEETALQIDVEVRNIIMSCMENAKKILSENRDILHRLAGLLIEKESLNAKEIAEIIGHTERAVGLATS; translated from the coding sequence ATGGCTGAAAATCCTGTGAAGAAGTCAGGAAAAGATGATTCCCGAAACAGATTCAAGCCGGTGAACGATGAAGATCGCAATCCCGGATGGTTTCAGGGAAAAGGCGAAAGCCCGCAGGGGAAGTTTCCCCGTTTTCTCCTCTTTATGATGGTTGCGCTGATTATGCTCTTTGTGTTCCAGCGATTTTTCTCAGGCAGCGAAGGCCCGGAAATCACCTATAACGAATACCGTTCGGTTCTGTCAAGAACCCTGGTAAGCGAGGTGACCGTCAAGACCATGGAGGATAAATCGGCACTGCTGAATGTAAAGCTGAAAAACTCAATCCAACTGACGCTGGCCAACAGAACAGTACTGCAAAGTGACCGTTTTTCCGTAAGGGTTCCCTCTTTCACTACCGAACAGGCTGACCTCCTCACGGACCAGGGCATCAGACTCAATGTAGAGAACGGTTCCGGCAGCCTGAATACCTTTCTTGTCCTCTTTGCCCCCTGGATCATCTTTGGTGTGATCTATTTTCTCCTCATGAGGCGCATGAACAGTCAGAACGGCGCCCAGGCCAAAAACATTTTCAGCTTCAGCAAGAGCCGGGCAAAACTTGTAAGCGAATTTGATGTAAAAACCACCTTCAAGGATGTTGCCGGGGTTGACGAAGCGGTTGAAGAGCTGCAGGAGACGGTTGAGTTTCTGACAAATCCTGAAAAATTTCAGAAAATCGGCGGGAAAATACCAAAAGGTGTACTCCTGCTCGGTCCTCCCGGCACAGGAAAAACGCTTCTGGCCAAAGCCATTGCCGGAGAGGCAAAGGTTCCGTTTTTCTCGATCTCCGGAGCTGATTTTGTGGAAATGTTTGTTGGCGTTGGCGCAGCAAGAGTCCGTGACCTGTTTGAACAGGCAAAGAAAAATTCGCCCTGCATTATTTTTATTGATGAAATTGATGCTGTTGGCAGAAGCCGTGGCGCGGGTCTCGGAGGAGGTCATGATGAGCGGGAGCAGACTCTGAACCAGCTCCTTGTTGAGATGGACGGATTTACCACAAGCGAGAATGTGATCCTCATTGCCGCAACAAACCGCCCTGATGTGCTCGACACTGCCCTGCTTCGACCGGGACGCTTTGACCGCCAGATCACCATAGACAAACCCGATATACGGGGGCGTGAAGCCATCCTGAAAATCCATACCCGAAATACACCTCTTGGTGACACTGTAGATATCAGCGTCCAGGCTAAAAGCACTCCGGGATTTTCAGGAGCCGACCTGGCAAATCTTGTTAATGAAGCTGCACTGCTGGCCGCACGCAACGGACAGGATCTTATTTCCGCTGATAATTTCGAGCAGGCACGCGACAAGATTCTTATGGGACCGGAAAGAAAAAGCATGATTATTTCTGACGAGCAGAAAAAACTTACCGCATATCATGAAGCCGGTCATGTTCTGGTTGCAAGCTATACCAGGGGATCAGATCCCATTCACAAAGTAACGATCATTCCAAGAGGCCGCAGTCTCGGTCTGACGGCTTATCTGCCTCTTGAAGACCGCTACACCCATAACCGTGAGTACCTGCAAGCCATGATCACCTATGCCCTTGGAGGAAGAGTGGCGGAGGAGCTTGTGTTTCAGGAGAGTAGCACCGGTGCGGCAAACGATATTGAGAAAGCTACCGATATCGCCCGCAGAATGGTGCGCCAGTGGGGAATGAGCGACAAGCTCGGTCCGATTAACTATGGCGACAGTCACAAGGAGGTTTTTCTGGGTAAGGATTACTCCCACATACGCGAATACAGTGAAGAGACCGCACTCCAGATTGATGTGGAAGTCCGTAACATCATTATGTCGTGCATGGAAAATGCCAAAAAGATTCTCAGTGAAAACCGGGATATTCTCCATCGGCTTGCCGGTCTCCTCATTGAAAAGGAGTCGCTCAATGCGAAAGAGATCGCGGAAATTATAGGCCATACAGAGCGTGCTGTGGGCCTGGCAACATCATAA
- a CDS encoding sulfite exporter TauE/SafE family protein has translation MWAWQHHKPPKGKPGEEKRMQLVALLAIGTFAGLLSGMFGVGGGVIIVPAMVLLFGMTQQSAVGTSLIALLLPVGVLGVIEYYRAGKISAENIWIGLIVAAGLFAGAFFGAKIAAQMPGDILRKAFAIFMGIVALQMWFK, from the coding sequence CTGTGGGCCTGGCAACATCATAAGCCACCAAAAGGAAAACCGGGAGAAGAGAAACGTATGCAGCTTGTTGCTCTGCTTGCTATCGGAACTTTTGCAGGACTGCTCTCCGGAATGTTCGGAGTAGGCGGTGGCGTGATCATAGTACCGGCAATGGTGCTGCTCTTCGGTATGACGCAGCAGAGTGCTGTCGGAACTTCACTGATTGCACTGCTGCTCCCGGTCGGAGTGCTCGGCGTCATAGAGTATTATCGTGCCGGGAAAATTTCAGCGGAGAACATCTGGATAGGGCTGATTGTTGCTGCCGGTCTTTTTGCGGGCGCTTTTTTCGGTGCAAAAATAGCCGCACAGATGCCCGGTGATATACTCCGGAAAGCCTTTGCAATTTTTATGGGAATTGTTGCTCTTCAAATGTGGTTTAAATAA
- a CDS encoding HU family DNA-binding protein — MGNTTTKADLVNVIAHRTGLTKNETESVVDCLFESIIDSLKSGKRIEIRGFGSFNIRYKNLRQARNPRTGEKVTVDPKNVPTFKISKEFKHAVSESLKSGGE; from the coding sequence ATGGGAAACACAACCACAAAAGCTGATCTGGTCAATGTTATTGCCCACAGAACAGGTCTGACGAAAAACGAAACAGAATCTGTCGTTGACTGCCTGTTTGAAAGCATCATTGACTCACTGAAATCCGGAAAACGGATTGAAATCAGGGGATTCGGCTCTTTCAACATCAGGTACAAGAATTTGCGTCAGGCACGCAATCCGAGAACGGGTGAAAAAGTGACGGTTGATCCCAAAAACGTACCGACGTTCAAAATTTCAAAAGAGTTCAAGCATGCTGTAAGCGAGAGTCTGAAATCCGGTGGCGAATAG